A portion of the Mesobacillus sp. AQ2 genome contains these proteins:
- a CDS encoding SDR family oxidoreductase, translating into MHVSELFSLKGKVAIVTGGGRGLGEQIAVGFAEAGANVVVCSRRVEACEEVSQKLKEIGVESLALKCDITNPEDVKNVVDQTVEKFGRIDILVNNSGASWGAPAEEMPLEAWQKVMNVNVTGTFLMSQTAGKVMLEQGSGKIINIASVAGLKGSNPKVMDAIGYNASKGAVITFTKDLAVKWGPRGIYVNAIAPGFFPTKMSKGLLEKGGQSILEGTPLRKFGSDTDLKGVAVFLAAPASDYITGDIVVVDGGTHVL; encoded by the coding sequence ATGCATGTATCAGAATTATTTTCACTAAAAGGAAAAGTCGCCATTGTCACTGGGGGCGGACGCGGTCTCGGCGAACAGATCGCTGTGGGTTTTGCTGAAGCAGGAGCCAATGTTGTCGTCTGTTCGCGACGAGTCGAAGCATGTGAGGAAGTAAGCCAAAAACTAAAGGAAATCGGTGTTGAATCTCTTGCTTTGAAATGTGACATCACGAACCCGGAAGACGTGAAAAATGTCGTAGACCAAACTGTTGAGAAATTCGGCCGGATCGATATTCTCGTCAATAACAGCGGAGCATCATGGGGGGCGCCGGCGGAAGAGATGCCGCTGGAGGCCTGGCAAAAGGTAATGAATGTCAATGTGACTGGAACATTCCTAATGTCACAGACAGCAGGTAAAGTCATGCTAGAGCAAGGTTCAGGCAAAATCATCAATATTGCATCAGTGGCGGGATTGAAAGGTTCAAACCCAAAGGTGATGGATGCGATCGGCTATAACGCCAGCAAGGGAGCCGTCATTACTTTTACAAAAGACCTGGCAGTAAAATGGGGACCGCGTGGCATCTACGTCAATGCAATAGCACCTGGATTTTTTCCGACAAAGATGTCAAAAGGGCTGCTGGAAAAAGGCGGCCAGTCTATTCTCGAAGGGACGCCACTAAGGAAATTCGGCTCTGATACTGACCTTAAGGGAGTCGCTGTATTCCTGGCGGCACCGGCTTCAGACTACATCACGGGAGACATAGTCGTAGTGGATGGCGGGACACATGTTCTTTAG